One window from the genome of Dyadobacter sp. CECT 9275 encodes:
- a CDS encoding hydroxypyruvate isomerase family protein — protein MSDLHPKKTRRSTLKNLAAGAGLVSIPISEAFSTSSELLGMELNGKINHSVCRWCYSKIPLETLALEAKKIGLKSIELLGPEEWPIIKKYGLTCALPWGEGLTRSLDKGFNDPTNHEELIRGFEDIIPKVKAAGYDKVICFSGNRRGMSDTDGLRNAAQALRRLMPLAEKHNVTLVMELLNSKVDHKDYMCDRTEWGAALCEMVGSEKFKLLYDIYHMQIMEGDVIATIRKYHRYIAHYHTGGVPGRNEIDNTQELYYPAIMKAIVETGYKGFVGQEFIPSRKDDIASLKQGVTICDIA, from the coding sequence GTGTCAGACTTACACCCGAAAAAGACAAGGCGTAGTACCCTTAAAAATCTTGCAGCCGGAGCCGGCCTCGTAAGTATACCCATATCAGAAGCATTCAGTACCTCCAGCGAATTATTGGGAATGGAGCTGAACGGTAAGATCAATCATTCTGTCTGCCGGTGGTGCTACAGTAAAATCCCGTTGGAAACCCTTGCCTTGGAGGCAAAAAAAATAGGACTTAAATCCATTGAACTACTGGGTCCCGAAGAATGGCCTATTATTAAAAAGTATGGTCTCACCTGTGCTCTACCATGGGGCGAAGGACTTACCCGAAGTTTGGACAAAGGATTTAATGATCCTACCAATCACGAAGAACTCATCAGGGGATTTGAAGATATTATTCCTAAAGTGAAGGCGGCAGGTTACGACAAGGTCATTTGTTTTTCCGGAAACAGGAGAGGTATGTCTGATACCGACGGGTTGCGTAATGCGGCCCAGGCACTCCGACGGCTCATGCCGCTTGCGGAAAAACATAATGTTACACTGGTGATGGAACTGCTGAACAGCAAGGTTGACCACAAGGACTATATGTGCGACCGGACCGAATGGGGGGCTGCCCTTTGTGAAATGGTAGGTTCCGAAAAATTCAAGCTGCTGTACGATATCTACCACATGCAGATCATGGAGGGCGATGTGATTGCAACCATTCGCAAGTACCACCGTTACATTGCTCATTATCACACCGGCGGTGTTCCGGGCCGTAACGAAATAGACAATACACAGGAACTTTATTACCCTGCAATTATGAAAGCTATTGTTGAAACTGGTTATAAAGGTTTTGTAGGCCAGGAGTTTATCCCCAGCAGAAAGGATGACATAGCCTCGCTAAAACAGGGTGTAACAATCTGTGATATTGCCTGA
- a CDS encoding LytR/AlgR family response regulator transcription factor, giving the protein MINCLIVDDAPVARDILVEYCKLLPMLHVSATCADAFEAREKLQQVPIDLLFLDINMPILTGIELVKTLKYPVQVIFTTAYKEFATDAFDLGACDYLVKPFSLERFIIAIDRAAERIGKPSSPTEYTSNVPVLGNNHLLFRSEGIINKLGYDQILYLEASRNNTKVVTSEGTLVSTTPLSSIEKLLPQNLFSRVHRSFIVNRSKVTSLHGNRVLLNKIEIPVGSNYKNIFFETLGIKTK; this is encoded by the coding sequence ATGATTAATTGCCTTATTGTCGATGATGCACCGGTTGCACGAGATATTCTTGTGGAGTACTGCAAGCTCCTTCCCATGCTTCATGTGTCTGCGACTTGTGCAGACGCCTTTGAAGCAAGAGAAAAACTGCAGCAAGTTCCGATCGATCTTCTTTTTTTGGATATCAACATGCCAATACTCACAGGTATAGAACTGGTGAAAACATTAAAGTATCCTGTTCAGGTAATTTTCACTACTGCTTACAAAGAATTTGCCACGGATGCTTTTGATTTAGGAGCATGTGATTATCTGGTTAAGCCATTTTCTCTGGAACGTTTTATTATTGCTATAGACCGAGCGGCTGAAAGGATAGGCAAACCAAGTAGCCCCACGGAATATACCTCAAATGTGCCTGTGCTTGGGAACAATCATTTACTTTTTCGAAGTGAAGGCATAATCAATAAGTTAGGTTATGATCAGATCCTTTATTTAGAAGCATCAAGAAACAATACAAAAGTTGTAACGTCAGAAGGAACGCTTGTAAGTACCACACCGCTGTCGTCTATTGAAAAACTTTTACCTCAGAACCTGTTTTCTCGTGTACATCGGTCATTTATTGTCAACAGATCAAAGGTTACCTCTTTGCATGGCAACCGGGTACTGCTTAATAAAATTGAAATTCCTGTAGGTAGTAATTATAAAAACATTTTTTTTGAAACGCTAGGTATCAAGACCAAATAA
- a CDS encoding sensor histidine kinase, whose amino-acid sequence MEQLERLIARLILSRVWIHVLFCVVFVLVFAVSVVLSGNKGVASAAMLTCLFVLSCTYAGRWCGKYWLKTGVHASFLQKLLLSILIFSLTGAAGGSYLYRGELFQYFVQYFTVSFPMVILFIFFGIAIALARNSLYRQINEAQVLQKQKESEMRLLLSQLSPHFLFNTLNNIYGISLTQHQRVPSLLLKLSELLRYSVYETRAQFISLQDELLYIRNYIDFEKIQTGDRVHLHIDIPEVIDLNLRIAPMLLIVFVENAFKYSKITKDPKSFISIRLNVKGDWIYFEVENSYDPAYRQETEPSESSGIGLHHTLKRLKLIYGNDCLYNNFAENGKYRIELCLKASNK is encoded by the coding sequence ATGGAACAATTAGAACGGTTGATTGCTAGGTTGATTTTATCCAGGGTCTGGATACATGTGTTATTTTGTGTGGTATTTGTTCTTGTATTCGCTGTTTCGGTCGTTTTAAGTGGTAATAAAGGTGTTGCCAGCGCAGCTATGCTTACCTGTCTGTTTGTATTATCTTGTACTTACGCCGGAAGATGGTGCGGAAAATACTGGTTAAAAACGGGCGTACACGCATCGTTTCTCCAAAAACTCCTTCTAAGTATTTTGATTTTTTCCTTAACTGGCGCAGCTGGAGGTAGTTATTTATATAGAGGCGAACTTTTTCAATATTTCGTGCAGTACTTCACCGTCAGCTTTCCTATGGTTATTCTGTTTATTTTCTTTGGAATAGCTATCGCCCTGGCAAGAAATAGTCTGTATAGACAGATCAATGAAGCACAGGTACTACAGAAGCAAAAAGAGAGTGAAATGCGGTTATTATTATCCCAACTCAGCCCTCACTTCCTTTTTAACACCTTGAATAACATTTACGGAATTTCACTTACCCAGCATCAAAGAGTACCATCTTTGCTGCTCAAACTTTCGGAGCTTCTCAGATATTCCGTGTATGAAACACGCGCGCAATTTATATCGCTTCAGGACGAACTGCTGTATATTAGAAATTATATTGATTTCGAAAAAATACAAACGGGAGATAGAGTTCATTTACACATTGATATACCGGAAGTTATCGATTTGAATTTGCGAATTGCTCCGATGCTCTTGATTGTTTTTGTAGAAAACGCCTTTAAATATTCGAAGATTACGAAAGATCCAAAAAGCTTTATCTCCATTAGGCTCAATGTAAAAGGCGATTGGATTTATTTTGAGGTGGAAAATTCATACGACCCGGCGTATAGGCAGGAAACAGAACCATCGGAGTCCTCAGGTATCGGCCTGCATCATACATTGAAAAGATTGAAATTGATTTATGGGAACGACTGCCTTTATAACAACTTTGCAGAAAATGGCAAGTACCGTATTGAACTTTGTTTAAAAGCCAGCAATAAATGA
- a CDS encoding hydroxypyruvate isomerase family protein produces MKNKITRRSSLKKVLAGLTAASVSPTISISGTLPAEWNATMLKGNINHSVCKWCYGKIPLETFAAEAKKIGLTSIELLGPEEWPVLKKYGLTCALPNGAGMGIEKGFNDPANHDELVKSYEELFPKLNAAGYTTVICFSGNRRGMSDMDGLRNCAAGLKRLIPSAEKYNVTLIMELLNSKVNHKDYMCDHTAWGAALCEMVGSEKFKLLYDIYHMQIMEGDVIATIRKYHKYIGHYHTGGVPGRNEIDETQELNYPAIMKAIFDTGFKGFVAQEFIPKADPLTSLRQGVMICDI; encoded by the coding sequence ATGAAAAATAAAATTACCAGAAGATCTTCCTTAAAAAAAGTACTGGCCGGTTTGACCGCCGCCTCCGTATCTCCGACCATTTCCATTAGCGGAACTCTGCCAGCGGAGTGGAACGCCACCATGCTCAAGGGAAACATCAATCATTCGGTGTGCAAATGGTGTTATGGTAAAATTCCGCTTGAGACATTTGCCGCGGAAGCCAAAAAAATCGGGCTTACCTCCATTGAACTGTTAGGCCCAGAGGAATGGCCGGTTCTGAAAAAGTATGGCTTAACCTGTGCCTTACCAAATGGTGCAGGCATGGGCATCGAAAAAGGTTTTAATGATCCGGCCAACCATGACGAACTGGTGAAGAGCTATGAAGAACTTTTCCCCAAATTAAATGCCGCGGGTTACACCACTGTCATTTGTTTTTCGGGAAACCGCCGCGGCATGTCCGACATGGACGGTCTGCGAAACTGCGCGGCCGGTTTGAAAAGACTTATACCGTCTGCTGAAAAATATAATGTGACACTGATCATGGAATTGCTGAACAGCAAGGTAAATCACAAAGATTATATGTGTGATCATACAGCCTGGGGCGCTGCTTTGTGTGAAATGGTTGGTTCTGAAAAATTCAAGTTACTCTATGATATTTATCACATGCAGATTATGGAGGGGGATGTGATCGCCACGATCCGGAAATACCACAAGTATATCGGGCATTATCATACGGGTGGTGTACCAGGAAGAAATGAAATTGATGAAACGCAGGAACTGAACTATCCTGCGATCATGAAAGCCATTTTCGACACCGGTTTTAAAGGTTTTGTAGCCCAGGAGTTTATTCCCAAAGCCGATCCGCTGACTTCTTTACGGCAAGGGGTGATGATTTGCGACATATAA
- a CDS encoding ThuA domain-containing protein, giving the protein MGRFKITLIVLFLSVIGTINHSFSATIPKKPYKVLIVDGQNNHRNMAEGTQMMKGYLEETGLFTVDVTTTPKKGENMSSFQPDFSKYDVVLSNFNGDSWPDKTNEAFEKFVKNGGGVVVVHAADNAFPNWVAYNKMIGIGGWEGRNEKSGPYLYYDDQKKEFVKDTRPGVGGSHGHQHEFIVKTRNKNHPIMKGLPIEWLHQKDELYDRLRGPAENVDVLATAYSPVEQNGSGRNEPILMALTYGKGRIFHTTLGHETYSQKCIGFITTLQRGAEWVATGKVTQAVPRNFPTATQGTSR; this is encoded by the coding sequence ATGGGACGCTTCAAAATTACATTAATTGTTCTGTTTCTTTCTGTAATCGGGACTATAAACCATTCATTTTCAGCAACAATACCTAAAAAGCCATATAAAGTACTCATCGTTGACGGGCAGAACAATCACCGGAACATGGCCGAAGGTACACAGATGATGAAGGGCTATTTGGAAGAGACCGGCCTTTTCACGGTAGACGTTACCACCACGCCGAAAAAAGGCGAGAATATGAGTAGCTTCCAGCCAGACTTCAGCAAATATGACGTGGTACTTTCCAATTTTAACGGAGATTCCTGGCCCGATAAGACCAACGAAGCTTTTGAAAAATTCGTCAAAAATGGGGGTGGGGTAGTAGTGGTACACGCTGCTGACAATGCTTTCCCGAATTGGGTGGCTTACAATAAGATGATTGGCATCGGCGGATGGGAGGGACGAAATGAGAAAAGTGGCCCGTACCTGTACTATGACGACCAGAAAAAGGAATTTGTAAAAGATACCAGGCCCGGTGTAGGCGGCAGCCATGGGCATCAGCACGAATTTATTGTTAAAACAAGAAACAAAAATCATCCGATCATGAAGGGTTTGCCTATTGAGTGGTTACACCAGAAAGATGAGCTTTACGACCGTCTCCGCGGCCCGGCCGAAAATGTGGATGTGCTGGCAACTGCCTATAGTCCGGTTGAACAAAACGGGTCGGGGAGGAACGAACCTATACTTATGGCCCTCACTTATGGCAAAGGCCGAATTTTCCACACTACCCTGGGGCATGAGACCTACTCGCAAAAATGTATCGGATTTATCACTACCTTACAAAGAGGAGCTGAGTGGGTGGCAACTGGAAAAGTGACACAGGCCGTACCCCGGAATTTCCCAACCGCTACTCAGGGAACCAGCAGATAG